The following are encoded together in the Drosophila biarmipes strain raj3 chromosome 3L, RU_DBia_V1.1, whole genome shotgun sequence genome:
- the LOC108030398 gene encoding GATOR complex protein Iml1 isoform X3, whose amino-acid sequence MKLYKLNTHTRGCNKSYDADLVMNLKDHPNANVGDVVEIYAPDEENGTHLLLQITEFNGSCGRDVISIESGIANAFKMRPYSNVVMRIVNPADVALDSIEITFKDQYMGRSEMWRLKTYLTDTCVYVNKKIDYNDMQIRCQVYEMWSQGERVASGVITEDTKIVFRSSTSMVYLFLQMSSEMWDFDIHGDLYFEKAVNGFLTELFQKWRKLSCNHEVTVVLFSRTFYAAKTLDEFPEHMRDCLQQDYKGRFYEDFYRVAIQNERCDDWCTVLGQLRKLFTSYQATVLRYHERENMKIPPATNSSATQGNFLEVLNISLNTFEKHYLDRTFDRTGQLSVVITPGVGVFSVDRELTNITKQRIIDNGVGSDLVCVGEQPLHAVPLLKFHNKDTTLTSADDYSLPHWINLSFYSTNKKIAYSSFIPRIKLPLFGSQLTLHDGVGEGEGEENERHFLSCNQSEYKHNSLFDYDAYDEQIFQPLPAQSTCSLQRVVRAKKTSVPSLETYAYRNNDWENLTPTQIPAMRRKMSDPDIHHGTSAMLAALQPDTTNLSESLASEKNSRRTIVSIAPIVRPGRALINPFDPSQVTIKLTSNRRRWTHIFPKGPTGVLIQQHHYQAVPAKAPQAGQQKPLQQIQNNCQTGSNNNNEQEDYGCESAEQYDRVSSHSLLSKSASSQSFVMGDEKMDFFKRRQSSLMNAQPANVPNLTATQAKSYLWGATGEQEWTPAITTVKHLRPIVEGEHHHLGGLEALRAVDPPPEPEAEAGGGRGKIIIGVDWKSLTIPACLPITTDYFPDKRSLNNDYVISDYTLLPDDVNHDYAQSRAVYRKPLSTEEVCKEIVSQRLAQGFQLIVVDEKPPSAGGCSSGSAVLPVKPPCEINKEYLLSIGRIFHKISLSGSVITVTGYRPRHPYPPINVDYRYRFHAPQHETYEISGVNFTTEKLENFNWNHMDLYICTRGDVDYPLMESLKYWRYRMYLLPRENIVTKIASCQRCDIFPDVTADNTREQVEDFVRLIEAVSKLKRQYARKARDSPIAHITKRRHSTSIISRPQPNQHDTPRITEKHHNQLNSPQQSINVRPKLENGRIPRIFPATDAVAAAGIAARDDQDDGFHVDIQFSPNATLAEIFEAMKHPVNGVGFFSQTQSLPSCTFLSYDALMWLKTRLNNGRHHPLDLLEAMRKERMICHASGDWKKPVVPGFVFYYVVQQDKNAKDYAPPLGDYSAFVNEWLEIEFQGCSFLWHDEPVTTPVPNFLRDCPAPQSWTETCSNKRVYRQSHLEIDVNQKSDRMEWGHVKHHTVLQPRFAFEIVVEWVTSSGPIVADLIGGWMRKANQFNFLVSVPADPMAEPFTKKSDPLRGPIFIPLCTTFLPNGAALFEEFPEDSRSDRMLFLQEAILAKFGFLPCVLEKKFSVGKDLPKEYQYVHCTGNMFALIRCATNNYQVESPILQEANVTRCVYGHTNNTNVPKKVGFLWAWNHMIPNKKWKAQTINNSADGELFQLKMLKDFREFCSNSDQRLSTFWAQSQELKRRAQKFENNNNNTEEVKIRA is encoded by the exons ATGAAGCTGTACAAGCTGAACACGCATACGCGTGGATGTAATAAATCCTACG ATGCGGACCTGGTGATGAACCTAAAGGATCACCCCAACGCCAACGTGGGCGATGTGGTGGAGATCTATGCCCCCGACGAGGAGAACGGCACCCACCTGCTGCTCCAGATCACCGAGTTCAACGGCAGCTGTGGCCGGGATGTGATCAGCATCGAATCGGGCATCGCCAATGCCTTCAAGATGCGCCCCTACTCCAATGTGGTGATGCGCATAGTCAACCCGGCGGACGTGGCCCTGGACTCCATAGAGATCACCTTCAAGGATCAGTACATGGGACGTTCGGAAATGTGGCGCCTAAAGACGTACTTG ACGGATACCTGTGTGTATGTAAACAAGAAGATAGACTACAACGACATGCAGATCCGCTGCCAGGTGTACGAGATGTGGTCACAGGGCGAGCGCGTGGCCAGCGGCGTCATCACGGAGGACACCAAGATCGTCTTTCGCAGCAGCACCTCCATGGTCTACCTCTTCCTGCAAATGTCCTCCGAAATGTGGGACTTTGACATCCATGGAGACCTGTACTTTGAAAAGGCAGTGAATGGCTTTCTGACCGAGCTCTTCCAGAAGTGGCGCAAGCTGAGTTGCAACCACGAGGTGACCGTCGTGCTCTTCTCCCGCACCTTCTACGCGGCCAAGACCCTGGATGAGTTCCCCGAACACATGCGCGACTGCCTGCAGCAGGACTACAAGGGTCGCTTCTACGAGGACTTCTACCGCGTGGCCATCCAGAACGAAAGGTGTGACGACTGGTGCACTGTGCTGGGACAGCTGCGCAAGCTATTCACCTCCTACCAGGCCACAGTGCTGCGCTACCACGAAAGGGAGAACATGAAGATCCCCCCGGCCACGAATTCCTCTGCCACGCAGGGCAACTTCCTGGAGGTGCTGAACATCTCCCTGAACACCTTTGAGAAACACTACCTGGATAGAACCTTTGACCGCACCGGACAGCTCTCGGTGGTGATCACCCCAGGAGTGGGAGTCTTCTCGGTGGATCGCGAGTTGACCAACATCACCAAGCAGCGCATTATCGACAACGGAGTGGGTAGTGATTTGGTTTGCGTGGGAGAGCAGCCTCTGCACGCGGTTCCACTGCTCAAGTTCCACAACAAGGACACTACCTTGACCTCCGCTGATGACTACTCACTGCCGCATTGGATCAACCTGAGCTTCTACTCCACCAACAAGAAGATTGCGTACTCTAGCTTTATTCCCAGGATCAAGCTGCCTCTGTTCGGCTCCCAGCTGACGCTCCACGACGGAGTGGGGGAAGGCGAGGGAGAGGAGAACGAGCGCCACTTTCTCAGCTGCAACCAGTCGGAGTACAAGCACAACTCGCTCTTTGACTACGATGCGTATGACGAGCAGATCTTCCAGCCGCTTCCCGCTCAAAGCACTTG CTCCTTGCAAAGAGTGGTGCGTGCCAAAAAGACGTCGGTCCCTAGCCTGGAAACCTATGCCTATAGGAATAACGACTGGGAGAACCTCACGCCCACTCAGATTCCTGCTATGCGTCGCAAGATGTCCGATCCAGACATTCATCACGGCACCTCTGCAATGTTGGCAGCTTTG CAACCAGATACCACGAATCTCTCCGAGTCACTAGCTTCAGAGAAGAACTCCCGCCGCACGATCGTTAGCATTGCGCCCATAGTGCGTCCCGGTCGCGCTCTGATCAATCCCTTTGATCCCTCGCAAGTGACCATCAAGCTGACCTCAAATCGCCGTCGctggacgcacatcttcccaAAGGGTCCCACTGGTGTGCTCATACAGCAGCATCACTACCAAGCGGTGCCGGCGAAAGCCCCACAAGCGGGTCAACAGAAACCCCTGCAGCAGATCCAGAACAACTGCCAGACtgggagcaacaacaacaacgagcaGGAGGATTACGGATGCGAGAGTGCCGAGCAGTACGACCGAGTGTCCAGCCATTCGCTACTGAGCAAGTCGGCCTCGTCGCAGAGCTTTGTCATGGGTGATGAGAAAATGGACT TTTTCAAGAGGCGTCAGAGCTCGCTGATGAACGCCCAGCCCGCCAACGTGCCCAACCTGACGGCCACCCAGGCCAAATCCTATCTCTGGGGAGCCACCGGGGAGCAGGAGTGGACGCCAGCAATTACCACGG TCAAGCATCTGAGGCCGATCGTCGAGGGCGAGCATCATCATCTGGGCGGCCTGGAGGCGCTAAGGGCTGTAGACCCGCCCCCCGAaccggaggcggaggcgggcGGCGGAAGAGGAAAGATCATCATAG GCGTCGACTGGAAGTCGCTCACGATCCCCGCCTGCCTGCCCATCACCACGGACTACTTCCCGGACAAGCGTTCGCTGAACAACGACTATGTGATCTCGGATTACACCCTGCTGCCCGACGATGTGAACCATGACTATGCCCAGAGCAGAGCTGTCTACCGAAAGCCCCTGTCCACGGAGGAGGTGTGCAAGGAGATCGTGTCGCAGCGCCTGGCGCAGGGCTTCCAGCTGATTGTGGTCGATGAGAAGCCTCCGTCTGCGGGCGGCTGCTCCTCGGGATCGGCCGTGCTGCCGGTGAAGCCTCCGTGCGAGATCAACAAGGAGTACCTGCTCTCCATCGGCCGCATCTTTCACAAGATCTCGCTGAGCGGCTCGGTGATCACGGTCACGGGCTACAGACCCAG ACACCCTTATCCGCCGATAAATGTGGACTACCGGTACCGCTTCCATGCCCCGCAGCACGAGACCTACGAAATCTCCGGCGTGAACTTCACCACCGAGAAGCTGGAGAACTTCAACTGGAACCACATGGATCTGTACATCTGCACGCGTGGCGATGTGGACTACCCACTAATGGAG AGCCTGAAGTACTGGCGCTATCGCATGTACCTGCTGCCCAGGGAGAACATTGTGACCAAGATCGCCAGCTGCCAGCGCTGCGACATATTCCCCGATGTGACGGCGGACAACACCCGGGAGCAGGTGGAGGACTTCGTGCGCCTCATCGAGGCGGTCAGCAAGCTGAAGCGCCAGTACGCGCGCAAGGCGAGA GACAGCCCCATCGCCCACATAACCAAGCGGAGACACAGTACCAGCATTATATCCAGGCCTCAGCCTAACCAG CATGACACACCTAGAATCACTGAAAAGCATCATAACCAATTAAACTCACCGCAGCAAAG CATCAATGTACGTCCCAAGTTGGAAAATGGAAGGATTCCTCGCATATTTCCCGCCACCGATGCAGTGGCAGCTGCCGGAATCGCCGCCAGAGATGACCAGGATGATGG CTTCCACGTTGACATCCAGTTCAGCCCGAATGCCACGCTGGCCGAGATCTTTGAGGCCATGAAGCATCCAGTGAACGGAGTGGGCTTCTTCTCCCAGACCCAGTCGCTGCCCTCCTGCACTTTCTTGTCCTACGATGCGCTGATGTGGTTGAAGACCCGCCTCAACAACGGACGACATCATCCCCTGGACTTGCTGGAGGCCATGAGAAA GGAGCGCATGATTTGCCATGCTTCTGGAGATTGGAAGAAACCTGTGGTGCCTGGCTTTGTCTTTTACTACGTGGTGCAGCAGGATAAGAACGCCAAAG ATTACGCCCCGCCTTTGGGTGATTACAGCGCCTTTGTTAACGAATGGCTGGAGATTGAGTTCCAGGGCTGCAGCTTCCTCTGGCATGATGAGCCGGTGACCACTCCAGTGCCCAACTTCCTGAGGGACTGTCCCGCCCCCCAATCCTGGACAGAAACCTGCAGCAACA AGCGCGTCTACCGCCAATCCCATCTGGAGATCGATGTGAACCAGAAGAGCGATCGCATGGAATGGGGTCATGTGAAGCACCATACAGTGCTGCAGCCGAGATTCGCCTTTGAGATTGTGGTGGAGTGGGTCACCTCATCGGGTCCCATAGTGGCGGATTTG ATTGGTGGATGGATGCGCAAGGCGAACCAGTTTAACTTCCTGGTATCAGTGCCAGCAGATCCCATGGCAGAGCCCTTCACCAAGAAGTCAGATCCCCTGAGGGGACCAATATTCATTCCGCTTTGCACTACATTCCTGCCCAACGGAGCCGCTCTTTTCGAAG AGTTCCCCGAGGACAGCAGATCGGATCGCATGCTGTTCTTGCAGGAGGCCATCCTGGCCAAGTTTGGCTTCTTGCCCTGCGTTTTGGAAAAGAAATTCAGTGTCGGCAAGGAT ctGCCCAAGGAGTATCAGTATGTGCACTGCACGGGAAACATGTTTGCTTTGATACG CTGCGCCACGAACAACTACCAGGTGGAATCCCCCATTCTGCAGGAGGCGAATGTCACGCGCTGCGTCTATGGCCACACGAACAACACGAATGTGCCCAAGAAGGTGGGTTTCCTGTGGGCCTGGAACCACATGATACCCAACAAGAAGTGGAAGGCCCAGACCATCAACAACTCCGCAGACGGGGAGCTCTTCCAGCTGAAGATGCTGAAGGACTTCCGTGAGTTCTGCTCGAACAGCGACCAGCGCCTGTCCACTTTCTGGGCACAATCCCAGGAACTGAAGCGCAGGGCCCAGAAGTTCGagaataacaacaataataccGAAGAGGTGAAGATAAGAGCTTAG
- the LOC108030398 gene encoding GATOR complex protein Iml1 isoform X1, protein MKLYKLNTHTRGCNKSYDADLVMNLKDHPNANVGDVVEIYAPDEENGTHLLLQITEFNGSCGRDVISIESGIANAFKMRPYSNVVMRIVNPADVALDSIEITFKDQYMGRSEMWRLKTYLTDTCVYVNKKIDYNDMQIRCQVYEMWSQGERVASGVITEDTKIVFRSSTSMVYLFLQMSSEMWDFDIHGDLYFEKAVNGFLTELFQKWRKLSCNHEVTVVLFSRTFYAAKTLDEFPEHMRDCLQQDYKGRFYEDFYRVAIQNERCDDWCTVLGQLRKLFTSYQATVLRYHERENMKIPPATNSSATQGNFLEVLNISLNTFEKHYLDRTFDRTGQLSVVITPGVGVFSVDRELTNITKQRIIDNGVGSDLVCVGEQPLHAVPLLKFHNKDTTLTSADDYSLPHWINLSFYSTNKKIAYSSFIPRIKLPLFGSQLTLHDGVGEGEGEENERHFLSCNQSEYKHNSLFDYDAYDEQIFQPLPAQSTCSLQRVVRAKKTSVPSLETYAYRNNDWENLTPTQIPAMRRKMSDPDIHHGTSAMLAALQPDTTNLSESLASEKNSRRTIVSIAPIVRPGRALINPFDPSQVTIKLTSNRRRWTHIFPKGPTGVLIQQHHYQAVPAKAPQAGQQKPLQQIQNNCQTGSNNNNEQEDYGCESAEQYDRVSSHSLLSKSASSQSFVMGDEKMDFFKRRQSSLMNAQPANVPNLTATQAKSYLWGATGEQEWTPAITTVKHLRPIVEGEHHHLGGLEALRAVDPPPEPEAEAGGGRGKIIIGVDWKSLTIPACLPITTDYFPDKRSLNNDYVISDYTLLPDDVNHDYAQSRAVYRKPLSTEEVCKEIVSQRLAQGFQLIVVDEKPPSAGGCSSGSAVLPVKPPCEINKEYLLSIGRIFHKISLSGSVITVTGYRPRHPYPPINVDYRYRFHAPQHETYEISGVNFTTEKLENFNWNHMDLYICTRGDVDYPLMESLKYWRYRMYLLPRENIVTKIASCQRCDIFPDVTADNTREQVEDFVRLIEAVSKLKRQYARKARDSPIAHITKRRHSTSIISRPQPNQGLTNSPFRERVGSNRLPEKRPSINVRPKLENGRIPRIFPATDAVAAAGIAARDDQDDGFHVDIQFSPNATLAEIFEAMKHPVNGVGFFSQTQSLPSCTFLSYDALMWLKTRLNNGRHHPLDLLEAMRKERMICHASGDWKKPVVPGFVFYYVVQQDKNAKDYAPPLGDYSAFVNEWLEIEFQGCSFLWHDEPVTTPVPNFLRDCPAPQSWTETCSNKRVYRQSHLEIDVNQKSDRMEWGHVKHHTVLQPRFAFEIVVEWVTSSGPIVADLIGGWMRKANQFNFLVSVPADPMAEPFTKKSDPLRGPIFIPLCTTFLPNGAALFEEFPEDSRSDRMLFLQEAILAKFGFLPCVLEKKFSVGKDLPKEYQYVHCTGNMFALIRCATNNYQVESPILQEANVTRCVYGHTNNTNVPKKVGFLWAWNHMIPNKKWKAQTINNSADGELFQLKMLKDFREFCSNSDQRLSTFWAQSQELKRRAQKFENNNNNTEEVKIRA, encoded by the exons ATGAAGCTGTACAAGCTGAACACGCATACGCGTGGATGTAATAAATCCTACG ATGCGGACCTGGTGATGAACCTAAAGGATCACCCCAACGCCAACGTGGGCGATGTGGTGGAGATCTATGCCCCCGACGAGGAGAACGGCACCCACCTGCTGCTCCAGATCACCGAGTTCAACGGCAGCTGTGGCCGGGATGTGATCAGCATCGAATCGGGCATCGCCAATGCCTTCAAGATGCGCCCCTACTCCAATGTGGTGATGCGCATAGTCAACCCGGCGGACGTGGCCCTGGACTCCATAGAGATCACCTTCAAGGATCAGTACATGGGACGTTCGGAAATGTGGCGCCTAAAGACGTACTTG ACGGATACCTGTGTGTATGTAAACAAGAAGATAGACTACAACGACATGCAGATCCGCTGCCAGGTGTACGAGATGTGGTCACAGGGCGAGCGCGTGGCCAGCGGCGTCATCACGGAGGACACCAAGATCGTCTTTCGCAGCAGCACCTCCATGGTCTACCTCTTCCTGCAAATGTCCTCCGAAATGTGGGACTTTGACATCCATGGAGACCTGTACTTTGAAAAGGCAGTGAATGGCTTTCTGACCGAGCTCTTCCAGAAGTGGCGCAAGCTGAGTTGCAACCACGAGGTGACCGTCGTGCTCTTCTCCCGCACCTTCTACGCGGCCAAGACCCTGGATGAGTTCCCCGAACACATGCGCGACTGCCTGCAGCAGGACTACAAGGGTCGCTTCTACGAGGACTTCTACCGCGTGGCCATCCAGAACGAAAGGTGTGACGACTGGTGCACTGTGCTGGGACAGCTGCGCAAGCTATTCACCTCCTACCAGGCCACAGTGCTGCGCTACCACGAAAGGGAGAACATGAAGATCCCCCCGGCCACGAATTCCTCTGCCACGCAGGGCAACTTCCTGGAGGTGCTGAACATCTCCCTGAACACCTTTGAGAAACACTACCTGGATAGAACCTTTGACCGCACCGGACAGCTCTCGGTGGTGATCACCCCAGGAGTGGGAGTCTTCTCGGTGGATCGCGAGTTGACCAACATCACCAAGCAGCGCATTATCGACAACGGAGTGGGTAGTGATTTGGTTTGCGTGGGAGAGCAGCCTCTGCACGCGGTTCCACTGCTCAAGTTCCACAACAAGGACACTACCTTGACCTCCGCTGATGACTACTCACTGCCGCATTGGATCAACCTGAGCTTCTACTCCACCAACAAGAAGATTGCGTACTCTAGCTTTATTCCCAGGATCAAGCTGCCTCTGTTCGGCTCCCAGCTGACGCTCCACGACGGAGTGGGGGAAGGCGAGGGAGAGGAGAACGAGCGCCACTTTCTCAGCTGCAACCAGTCGGAGTACAAGCACAACTCGCTCTTTGACTACGATGCGTATGACGAGCAGATCTTCCAGCCGCTTCCCGCTCAAAGCACTTG CTCCTTGCAAAGAGTGGTGCGTGCCAAAAAGACGTCGGTCCCTAGCCTGGAAACCTATGCCTATAGGAATAACGACTGGGAGAACCTCACGCCCACTCAGATTCCTGCTATGCGTCGCAAGATGTCCGATCCAGACATTCATCACGGCACCTCTGCAATGTTGGCAGCTTTG CAACCAGATACCACGAATCTCTCCGAGTCACTAGCTTCAGAGAAGAACTCCCGCCGCACGATCGTTAGCATTGCGCCCATAGTGCGTCCCGGTCGCGCTCTGATCAATCCCTTTGATCCCTCGCAAGTGACCATCAAGCTGACCTCAAATCGCCGTCGctggacgcacatcttcccaAAGGGTCCCACTGGTGTGCTCATACAGCAGCATCACTACCAAGCGGTGCCGGCGAAAGCCCCACAAGCGGGTCAACAGAAACCCCTGCAGCAGATCCAGAACAACTGCCAGACtgggagcaacaacaacaacgagcaGGAGGATTACGGATGCGAGAGTGCCGAGCAGTACGACCGAGTGTCCAGCCATTCGCTACTGAGCAAGTCGGCCTCGTCGCAGAGCTTTGTCATGGGTGATGAGAAAATGGACT TTTTCAAGAGGCGTCAGAGCTCGCTGATGAACGCCCAGCCCGCCAACGTGCCCAACCTGACGGCCACCCAGGCCAAATCCTATCTCTGGGGAGCCACCGGGGAGCAGGAGTGGACGCCAGCAATTACCACGG TCAAGCATCTGAGGCCGATCGTCGAGGGCGAGCATCATCATCTGGGCGGCCTGGAGGCGCTAAGGGCTGTAGACCCGCCCCCCGAaccggaggcggaggcgggcGGCGGAAGAGGAAAGATCATCATAG GCGTCGACTGGAAGTCGCTCACGATCCCCGCCTGCCTGCCCATCACCACGGACTACTTCCCGGACAAGCGTTCGCTGAACAACGACTATGTGATCTCGGATTACACCCTGCTGCCCGACGATGTGAACCATGACTATGCCCAGAGCAGAGCTGTCTACCGAAAGCCCCTGTCCACGGAGGAGGTGTGCAAGGAGATCGTGTCGCAGCGCCTGGCGCAGGGCTTCCAGCTGATTGTGGTCGATGAGAAGCCTCCGTCTGCGGGCGGCTGCTCCTCGGGATCGGCCGTGCTGCCGGTGAAGCCTCCGTGCGAGATCAACAAGGAGTACCTGCTCTCCATCGGCCGCATCTTTCACAAGATCTCGCTGAGCGGCTCGGTGATCACGGTCACGGGCTACAGACCCAG ACACCCTTATCCGCCGATAAATGTGGACTACCGGTACCGCTTCCATGCCCCGCAGCACGAGACCTACGAAATCTCCGGCGTGAACTTCACCACCGAGAAGCTGGAGAACTTCAACTGGAACCACATGGATCTGTACATCTGCACGCGTGGCGATGTGGACTACCCACTAATGGAG AGCCTGAAGTACTGGCGCTATCGCATGTACCTGCTGCCCAGGGAGAACATTGTGACCAAGATCGCCAGCTGCCAGCGCTGCGACATATTCCCCGATGTGACGGCGGACAACACCCGGGAGCAGGTGGAGGACTTCGTGCGCCTCATCGAGGCGGTCAGCAAGCTGAAGCGCCAGTACGCGCGCAAGGCGAGA GACAGCCCCATCGCCCACATAACCAAGCGGAGACACAGTACCAGCATTATATCCAGGCCTCAGCCTAACCAG GGACTCACGAACTCTCCGTTCCGGGAGCGAGTCGGCAGTAATCGACTGCCGGAGAAGCGACCCAG CATCAATGTACGTCCCAAGTTGGAAAATGGAAGGATTCCTCGCATATTTCCCGCCACCGATGCAGTGGCAGCTGCCGGAATCGCCGCCAGAGATGACCAGGATGATGG CTTCCACGTTGACATCCAGTTCAGCCCGAATGCCACGCTGGCCGAGATCTTTGAGGCCATGAAGCATCCAGTGAACGGAGTGGGCTTCTTCTCCCAGACCCAGTCGCTGCCCTCCTGCACTTTCTTGTCCTACGATGCGCTGATGTGGTTGAAGACCCGCCTCAACAACGGACGACATCATCCCCTGGACTTGCTGGAGGCCATGAGAAA GGAGCGCATGATTTGCCATGCTTCTGGAGATTGGAAGAAACCTGTGGTGCCTGGCTTTGTCTTTTACTACGTGGTGCAGCAGGATAAGAACGCCAAAG ATTACGCCCCGCCTTTGGGTGATTACAGCGCCTTTGTTAACGAATGGCTGGAGATTGAGTTCCAGGGCTGCAGCTTCCTCTGGCATGATGAGCCGGTGACCACTCCAGTGCCCAACTTCCTGAGGGACTGTCCCGCCCCCCAATCCTGGACAGAAACCTGCAGCAACA AGCGCGTCTACCGCCAATCCCATCTGGAGATCGATGTGAACCAGAAGAGCGATCGCATGGAATGGGGTCATGTGAAGCACCATACAGTGCTGCAGCCGAGATTCGCCTTTGAGATTGTGGTGGAGTGGGTCACCTCATCGGGTCCCATAGTGGCGGATTTG ATTGGTGGATGGATGCGCAAGGCGAACCAGTTTAACTTCCTGGTATCAGTGCCAGCAGATCCCATGGCAGAGCCCTTCACCAAGAAGTCAGATCCCCTGAGGGGACCAATATTCATTCCGCTTTGCACTACATTCCTGCCCAACGGAGCCGCTCTTTTCGAAG AGTTCCCCGAGGACAGCAGATCGGATCGCATGCTGTTCTTGCAGGAGGCCATCCTGGCCAAGTTTGGCTTCTTGCCCTGCGTTTTGGAAAAGAAATTCAGTGTCGGCAAGGAT ctGCCCAAGGAGTATCAGTATGTGCACTGCACGGGAAACATGTTTGCTTTGATACG CTGCGCCACGAACAACTACCAGGTGGAATCCCCCATTCTGCAGGAGGCGAATGTCACGCGCTGCGTCTATGGCCACACGAACAACACGAATGTGCCCAAGAAGGTGGGTTTCCTGTGGGCCTGGAACCACATGATACCCAACAAGAAGTGGAAGGCCCAGACCATCAACAACTCCGCAGACGGGGAGCTCTTCCAGCTGAAGATGCTGAAGGACTTCCGTGAGTTCTGCTCGAACAGCGACCAGCGCCTGTCCACTTTCTGGGCACAATCCCAGGAACTGAAGCGCAGGGCCCAGAAGTTCGagaataacaacaataataccGAAGAGGTGAAGATAAGAGCTTAG